A genomic segment from Orientia tsutsugamushi str. Boryong encodes:
- the rpmI gene encoding 50S ribosomal protein L35, with amino-acid sequence MPKLKTKSAVKKRFSLSSSGKLKVTQAGKRHFMRRRTKKQLRNLRSTTTLIGQDAKNIIKYLMPYGVQ; translated from the coding sequence ATGCCTAAGCTTAAAACTAAATCAGCAGTTAAAAAGCGCTTTAGCCTATCCTCAAGTGGTAAGCTGAAAGTAACACAAGCAGGAAAGCGGCATTTTATGCGCCGTAGAACTAAGAAGCAATTGAGAAATTTAAGAAGTACAACAACTCTTATAGGACAAGATGCTAAAAATATTATTAAGTATCTTATGCCTTATGGTGTTCAATAA